From one Acinonyx jubatus isolate Ajub_Pintada_27869175 chromosome B1, VMU_Ajub_asm_v1.0, whole genome shotgun sequence genomic stretch:
- the CLU gene encoding clusterin, which produces MKTLLLLVGLLLTCENGRVLGDKAVSDAELQEMSTEGSKYINKEIKNALKGVKQIKTLIEQTNEERKSLLSNLEEAKKKKEDALSDTKDSEMKLKASQGVCNDTMMALWEECKPCLKQTCMKFYARVCRSGSGLVGQQLEEFLNQSSPFYFWINGDRIDSLLENDRQQTHALDVMQDSFNRASRIMDELFQDRFFTREPQDTYHYSPFSSLQRRPFFFNPKSRFARNVMPFPAFQPLNFHDMFQPFFDMIHQAQQAMDINLQRIPYHFPMEFTEEDNQDRMVCKEIRHNSTGCLRMKDQCDKCQEILSVDCSASNPSQVLLRQELNNSLQMAEKFTKLYDELLRSYQEKMFNTSSLLKQLNEQFSWVSQLANLTQSEDPFYLQVTTVSSQTSDSNVPSGFTKVVVKLFDSDPISVMVPEEVSRNNPKFMETVAEKALQEYRQKNGEK; this is translated from the exons AAATGTCCACCGAGGGGAGTAAGTACattaacaaggaaattaaaaacgCCCTCAAGGGCGTGAAACAGATAAAGACTCTGATAGAACAGACAAACGAAGAGCGCAAATCCCTGCTCAGCAACTTAGAAGAagccaagaagaagaaagag GATGCCCTAAGTGATACCAAGGACTCTGAAATGAAGCTGAAGGCGTCCCAGGGGGTGTGCAATGACACTATGATGGCCCTCTGGGAGGAGTGTAAACCGTGCCTGAAACAGACCTGCATGAAGTTCTACGCTCGCGTCTGCAGAAGCGGCTCGGGCCTGGTTGGCCAACAG CTTGAGGAGTTCCTGAACCAGAGTTCTCCCTTCTACTTCTGGATTAATGGCGACCGCATCGACTCCCTGCTGGAGAACGACCGGCAGCAGACCCACGCCCTGGACGTCATGCAGGACAGCTTCAACCGGGCATCCAGAATTATGGACGAGCTTTTCCAGGACAGATTCTTCACCCGTGAGCCCCAGGATACTTACCACTACTCACCCTTCAGCTCATTACAGAGGAGGCCTTTCTTCTTCAATCCCAAGTCCCGCTTCGCCCGGAACGTAATGCCTTTCCCTGCATTCCAACCCTTGAACTTCCACGACATGTTTCAACCCTTCTTCGACATGATACACCAGGCTCAACAGGCCATGGACATCAACCTCCAGAGAATTCCCTACCACTTTCCGATGGAATTCACAGAAG AAGACAACCAAGACCGTATGGTGTGCAAGGAGATCCGTCACAACTCCACGGGGTGCCTGAGGATGAAGGACCAGTGTGACAAGTGCCAGGAGATCTTGTCAGTGG ACTGTTCTGCCAGCAACCCCTCTCAGGTGCTGCTGCGGCAGGAACTTAACAACTCCCTGCAGATGGCAGAGAAGTTCACCAAGCTGTACGACGAGCTGCTTCGGTCCTACCAGGAGAAGATGTTCAACACGTCCTCTCTGCTGAAGCAGCTGAACGAGCAGTTTAGCTGGGTGTCCCAGCTGGCTAATCTCACTCAGAGCGAAGACCCATTCTATCTCCAGGTCACTACG gTGAGCTCCCAGACTTCTGACTCCAATGTTCCCTCTGGCTTCACTAAGGTGGTTGTGAAGCTCTTTGATTCCGACCCCATCTCTGTGATGGTCCCAGAGGAAGTCTCCAGGAACAATCCTAAATTTATGGAGACTGTGGCAGAGAAGGCCCTTCAGGAATACCGTCAAAAGAACGG ggaGAAATGA